Proteins found in one Tamandua tetradactyla isolate mTamTet1 chromosome 3, mTamTet1.pri, whole genome shotgun sequence genomic segment:
- the LOC143676876 gene encoding UDP-glucuronosyltransferase 1A3-like → MLTDLQLPLWLLPGLLLFLGLGPWAECGKVLVVPFEGSHWLSMQKLVQELSARGHQAVVVAPEVNMHVKGADFFTLKTYAIPYTQEEYDHLLAGQLQIIFEQIHYLKIFFKNMEMLKNVSMLYQTSCTELLHDKELIRSLNASSFDVVLTDPVYPCGSLLAEYLSIPAVYFLRFLPCDLDYEGTQCPNPSSYIPRFLTMNSDHMTFLQRVKNMLYPLAVKYVCHIIYSPYASLATELLQGQMSPADIFRYGSVWLFRGDYVMDYPRPIMPNMVFIGGINCAHRKPLPQLTLGLLLGLVLFLDLRPWAEDLGTLGGKVLVVLTEGSHWLNMWKLM, encoded by the exons ATGTTGACTGACCTCCAGCTTCCCCTGTGGCTGCTCCCAGGGCTGCTGCTTTTCCTGGGCCTTGGGCCCTGGGCTGAGTGTGGAAAGGTGTTGGTGGTGCCCTTTGAAGGCAGCCACTGGCTCAGCATGCAGAAGCTGGTGCAGGAGCTCAGTGCCAGAGGCCACCAGGCTGTCGTCGTCGCACCAGAGGTGAACATGCACGTCAAAGGAGCCGACTTTTTCACTCTGAAAACCTATGCCATTCCCTACACCCAAGAAGAATATGACCATCTTTTGGCAGGCCAGTTGCAAATTATTTTTGAACAAATTCactatctcaagatattttttaaaaatatggaaatgttgAAAAATGTATCTATGCTCTATCAGACATCTTGTACAGAGCTACTGCATGACAAGGAGCTGATCAGGTCCTTGAATGCCAGCTCATTTGATGTGGTTCTAACTGACCCCGTTTACCCTTGTGGGTCCTTGCTGGCTGAGTACCTGTCTATTCCTGCTGTGTATTTTTTGCGTTTCCTTCCATGTGACTTGGATTATGAGGGCACGCAGTGCCCAAACCCTTCCTCGTATATTCCTAGGTTTTTAACAATGAATTCAGACCACATGACATTCCTGCAGCGGGTCAAGAACATGCTCTACCCTCTGGCCGTGAAATACGTTTGTCATATTATTTACTCCCCCTATGCAAGCCTTGCCACTGAGCTCCTGCAGGGACAGATGTCACCGGCAGATATTTTCAGATACGGATCCGTGTGGCTCTTCAGAGGAGACTATGTGATGGACTATCCCAGACCCATCATGCCCAACATGGTCTTCATTGGGGGCATAAACTGTGCCCACAGAAAGCCACTGCCTCAG CTTACCCTGGGGCTGCTCCTGGGGCTGGTGCTTTTCCTGGACCTCAGGCCCTGGGCAGAGGACCTTGGGACCTTGGGTGGGAAGGTGCTGGTGGTGCTCACAGAAGGCAGCCACTGGCTCAACATGTGGAAGCTCATGTAG